From the Paenibacillus tianjinensis genome, the window CCCAGGGAGAAATCATCGTGGAAGTAATATTTCAGAAACGTTTGCTGTTTATCAGTAAGCAGCCGTTCATAGAATGCGAATAACAGGTTGATCCGGTTCGTTTTCTCGAGCCTATTCTCCTGACTCATTAAGGGCACTCCCTTCGTCAAGGAAAAACACTTTACAGCTTCACAACGTCCCTTATGATACCGAAAACAAAGAAAGATGTCAAGTCTTTTTGCTTGTCATCTTTTTTTGTGTGCAAAATGTATCATTTAGAGGCTATTTCACTGCAATTAGCGGATCGGCAACAGGTAAATCAGGACTGCGAAGAAGTGAGTCACACTGCCCGCAAGCACGAAGACATGCCAGACTGCATGATGGAACGGAAAGCCTCTCCATACATAAAAGACTGTCCCGAGCGTATACAAGATCCCACCGGCCATAAGCAGCGTCATGCCGCCTCCGGCCACAGACGCCGAGAGCGGATTCCAGGCGATGACGATCAGCCAGCCCATGGCAATGTAAAAGATCGTAGACATGAACAGAAACTTTTTGACGAAGAACGCTTTGAACAGCACTCCGAACAATGCCACTCCCCAGACGATGCCAAACAGGCTCCAGCCCAATGTCCCTCGGATCGCCACCAGCAGGAACGGCGTATAGGTGCCGGCAATAAACAGATAAATGGAGGAATGGTCAAAGAATTCGAATAAATCCTTAGCTTTGCCCTCCCGCAGACTGTGCACGAGTGTGGAATTAAGATACAGAAGCAGCATCGTCGTCCCGTAAATGGAGAAGCTGACCACATGCCAGGCCGTTCCCTTCAGACTGGCAAAAACAACGAGCAGGACAAGCGCAGCTACACTCAGTACCGTACCGATACCATGCGTAATTGCATTCGCAACCTCTTCCCTGCGGCTGTAAGTATAAGTATTTGCCATCACAAAAATCCTTCCGTTTGCGTTTCCTTCTATTATACCGTGTTTGGCAGCCGGATTACAGCTTATAGAGCTCTTTATATTTCGCTTCCAGATAATCAGCCAGATAGTCCGGGTTCAGCGGCTCTCCGGTAACCTGCTCGATAATTTGCGAAGGGGTCAGGCTCTTGCCGAAGCGGTAGATTTTGTCCGTCAGCCATTCCTTGATTGGCAGCAGGTTGCCTTCAGCAATCAGGCTGTCAAAATCCGGAAGCTCTTTACGGAGCGTATTCAGAATCTGTGCCGCATACATATTCCCCAGGGAGTAAGAAGCAAAATAACCGAAGTCTCCGCCGGACCAGTGAACATCCTGCAGTACGCCTAGCGCATTGGAAGGCGGGGTGATGCCCAGGTATTCCTGATATTTGGCATTCCAGACTTTTGGCAGCTCCTTAACCTCAAGGCCTTCATTGAAAATAAGCTTTTCGATTTCATAACGGATAATGATGTGCAGGTTATACGTCAGCTCGTCGGCTTCAATCCGGATAAACGAATTGGCTACACTGTTGATCGCGCGGTAAAACTGCTCCACTTCCACATTCGCCAGCTGCTCAGGGAAATGCTGCTGCAGATCACCATAGTAACGCTGCCAGAAAGCACGGCTGCGGCCGATCATATTCTCCCACAGTCTCGACTGGGATTCATGGATTCCCATGGAGGTGCCGGTAGCGAGCGGTGTACCAACCAGATCCTTGCTGATATTTTGCTCATACAGGGCGTGCCCGCCTTCATGGAGTGAACTGAAAATCGCGCTTGTTACATTATCGAGCAAATAATTGGTCGTGATGCGCACATCACCTGGATTCAGTCCAGTAGCGAACGGATGCACACTCTCATCAAGGCGTCCTGCTTCAAAGTCATAGCCCATCTGCTCCAGTACGAACAGGCCGAATTTCTCCTGCTGCTCTTTGGCATAGATTTGGCTCAAAAATTCGGTATCAGGCTTGTTAGGTGAAGCACTAATCGCCTCTACGAGCGGCACAAGACGGGCGCGAAGGCGGCCGAAGATTTCATCGACTTTGGCGACAGTCAAATCGGGCTCGTACATATCAAGCAGCGTATCATACCGGGTATCCTTGACACCCCAATAATCAATAAATTCCTGTTTGAAGGCGACAATCTTGCTTAAGTAAGGCTCAAAGGAAGCAAAATCATCGTTCTCCTTGGCTTCTTCCCACATGCTCTCGGAATGGGCTGCCAGAACGGAGTACTCCTCGAATTTTTTGGAAGGGATGCTCTTGCTGCGTTCATATTCCTTGAGGCAGTCCTTAACGATTTTGTTCTGGGCATCACTTAACTGGCTCGCAACGTCAGGACGGCTGAAAAACTTCGTAAATTCGCCCATCTCCGGTGATGTCTCCAGTCTGAACAATTCTCCGGAGAGCATGCCGATCGTTCCCGAGCGGACCTCTACTCCCTTTCGCGGCGCACCTGTGCGCAAATCCCAATGAAGGAGTCCGATGGCTTCGTTATAACCGCTGATTTTGGATAACAGCTCCTGAAATTTCTCCCATTCTTCTCTTACTGCTTGTTCCATTCCTGCGCACCTGCTTTCTCTGTTTTACTAACTCCTCTTGATGATACTTTTTTAAATCCGTATAATCAACCGCGCCAGGTACCTGTAGCAGCTTTTAAGTGTTATTGAACCAGCCAGAAGGCGCAAAAATCAAACGGTTGTGGTACTGGACGCCTGGTTTTCAGAGGGCTATAGTAATGCTAATTCTGGATCACGCACAAAAAGGAGTGGGGGTTATGATCAGGCACGCGCGAGTAAACGATTGGAAACAGATCTCTGCATTGTTAGATCAGCTGGGCTACCCTAATACCGAGTCCTTTATTAAAGAAAATATTGAAAGACTGCTTGCCCATCCTGATGAAGAGTTAATGGTTTATGAAGAGGAAGGACGGGTAGCTGCCTGCATTTCACTGCATTTTATTCCCCAGTTAGCTCTTATAGGGGATATTGCTTGCATAAGCTATCTTATCGTTGATGAAACCATAAGAGGTAAAGGCATCGGGCAAATCATTGAAGAGTATGCCAGCAGCGTTGCTAAACAAAGGAACTGCGACAGAATTCAGGTTCATTGTCATTCCCGCAGAACTGACGCGCACCGCTTTTATGACCGGCAGGGCTTTGCGGAGTCTCCAAAATATTTTTCAAAGATGTTATAACGATCTGCGTTATGAAGAATCCAGGAATATTCGGGGATATTGACGTGTGTTAATTATAATCCGTATAATCATTTCAAAGCATTCAGCTTCAAATTTGAAATATTTCATCTAATCACACATACTCAAGGAGCGTGAACAGAACATGAACATTCAAGTTACGCCGAAGGCAGAGAGGAAGCTGACGGAGAGGCTTGGCGGGAAGCCTGGTTTTTTACAACCCATATTTGATACGGAGGGCTGCGGCTGCGATGGAATTAATGTTCCTGATCGCCAGTTCATTTACGCCCGGCAGCAGTAAATTATTCTCGAAACAACAGCTTGTTAGACCTTACGTACATACGTATAGGCTCAATAAATTTAGGTACGCTTTTAAAGCGAACTACACACAAAAAACTTTTAGGAGGAATAATGATCATGACTCAAATATCGGATATTTTGAATTTTAATAAGAACTTTGTAGAGAAGAAAGAATATGAAGCCTATCTGACCAGCCGCTTTCCGGATAAAAAAATGATTATCATCACGTGTATGGATACACGGCTGGTGGAGCTTTTGCCGAAAGCGATGAATTTCAAAAATGGCGATGTCAAAATTATCAAAAACGCCGGTGCGATCATTTCCCAGCCTTTCGGATCGGTTATGCGCAGCGTCATGGTTGCACTGTACGAACTGGATGCGGATGAAGTGGTTGTGGTCGGACACCATGAATGCGGCATGGCTTCACTGAACGCGGACAAAATGATCAATTCGATTAAAGAACGCGGTGTTTCCGAAGAGGTGCTGTCCACGCTGGAGAACTCAGGAATTAAACTTACCAAATGGCTGCGCGGGTTTGACAATGTGGAAGAAGGGGTAATTCAGACTGTGGAGCTGATTAAGCACCATCCCTTACTCCCCCCAAACATTCCTGTGCACGGCATGATCATTGATCCGGCTACCGGAGCGCTTGAACTTGTCTCGGACGGGTATGTGGAGAACAAGGCAACTCTCTGAAACTGCTGTTTGCGTGGACTGAGGTCCACGCACTTTTTTTGGTCAAAACTGACTTCAGGTGCGAATTAACTTATAATAATTTTAATTAAAATTGAAACCTCCTAGGGCATACTACGTATTACTGGATAGAACCACAAAATTTCAAGACAACCTTTAGGAGGGTACTTGTACTAAATGAAATCCATGAAACGTGTAATGATGATCGTAATGGCTTTTACCCTGTTCTTTGCTGTTACCGTTCCCGATTTCGCAGATGCGAGACGCGGAGGGTTCAAATCCGGAAGCCGCGGCTTTACCACGACTCCCAAAAAATCAACTACGGACAACGTGAAAAAAAGTGATAGCACCAAAGGCACTACGGCAGGAACTGCCGGTTCCACTGCTAAACGGGGATTCTTCAGCGGCGGCAGCTTAATGAAGGGGTTAATGATCGGCGGACTTGCCGGCTTCCTCTTCGGCAGCATGTTCGCCGGGATGGGCGCCTTCGGCAATATTCTCGGATTCCTGATTAATATGCTCGCCATCTACCTTGTAGTGGTGCTTATCATGTCTTTCTTCCGCCGCAGAAGAGAAAGACGCAGATTTGAGGAAAGGAACAGCCGCTACTAATGCCAACTACCGTTCTTAGTATGGATGAAATCATCAATGCCATCTGCCTGCATATGGCTGAGCGCAAAGCGGTACGTGTCCAGGACGTGCAAGTGGAGCTCAGCTGGGAGGAAGATACCGGCTACACCGCCGAAGTCTGGATCCAGGGGCGAAGCCAGTATCTCGTGGAGTCCAATATGATTGAAGCGATTCTACGCTACATGCATAGTGAATACGGCATCCGCGCCTACCGTGAAGATGTGCGGCTGGACCTGGATGAGGAAATCACCGCTATTGTGAATACGTAATTCCAACAGTAAGAATACCAAAGAGACAGCCCGGCGGGCTGTCTCTTTGCTATATTTTCACTATTCGCGGAAATATTGCTTAAGGGTACCTTGGCCGTTCACTACTTCTACCTCGCCATAGGCACCATTAATCAGCGTCATCTGCGGAGGGACATGTCCGAAATCCATCTCATAAATGACCGGCAGCTGCAATTCCTCTGAAAGGTCACGGTAGAGATCTTCTGCTGTATAATCATCAACCGGCTGATTACCTCCGCTGCGCCCGAACAGAATCCCGGAACAGTTATCGAACCAGCCTGCATATCTCATTTGAACCAGGGATCTGCGGACATCCACGGTATTTAGCTCACAGTTTTCCAGATACCAGATTATAGGCTCCCCATGTATGATCTCCTCATTGAAACGCTTAACATCGCCGTATGGCGTCCCGATGATATGTCTGATAACATCTATGCATCCGCCGAGCAAGCGCCCTTTTATCGCTTCGTCCTTTCCTGATACCGTCTTCCATCCGGTCTTTGCATTTAAATGAAAAACATAAGGTGAAGTCCCGCCCGGTTCCCCTTTTCCCTGATGCTTCTGTGAGGAATGCTGGAGAATAGAGCCTCCGGTCGGCGTAGCGAGCACCTTTTGCCACATCGCAGTTGTCTCGTCCGTCAGCTTTCCTCGTAGATCCCCGAAGCTAGGCCCATGTGCCGTCGCTATACCTGTTCTTAAAGTGATGGTGAGCAGCAGCAGGCTGATATCAGAAAATCCGAGAATCCACTTTCCCTGTACCCGGTCAAAATCAATGAACTCCAGCATTTCAATCAGCAGCTCCCCGCCCCAAGGCGGAATGATCAGGTCGACGGCTTCATCCTGCATCATCTGGTTGAACTCCATTCCCCGCTCTCTTCCCGGTACGGACTTCGCTTTATGCTGCTTATACACCGTATGCCCGAGTATTACATTATAGCCTCTTTCCTTCATCCGGGTTACTGACTCGCCAAACGTCTCCCGGCTCCCTTCATCTACTCCAAAGGACGAAGCAGTAACACCAATTGCCGCTCCTGGTTTAAACACCGGGTATGTAATCATTGGATCCCACCTTCTGTTTTTTAGCTTTTCTTCCCAGTTTAACATCTTGCGGGTCTTACCAGAAGCCGGAGAGCTTACGGCGGGCGGATGCACCCTTAACAAACACAAATAGACATGACCGGTCATACGGCACACAGCCGCTGAACCGGTTCATGTCTGTTTTTCTGACAGGTCTGTACAGTCAGATTATTAGACCAAGGAAATCGCGAGCAGTTCGAACAGCACCAGCGGAAGAATGGCGTTGTTAATCGGTGCTGGGAATGGATATCCCGTTCCCGGATACGGATGGTAGTATGGGTTATAGAACCCGCGTGCCGGCTCGGTATTCACTGTAATCATCAGGTACATATGTTTGCTGTCCATCCCGGCAATGATGCCCTCATGCATCATTCCATCAATAGTCTGCACCTTCACTTTGTGGTTTAAGTAAGGCTTGCAGGAATGGTGCAGGGATTCGCGCACACCGTGTAAATGCTGGACAACCGCTGGATCAGCTTGATAAATAACCGTTGATGGCTGACCCGTATTATATGTCGGCATAAGGTTTGACCTCCGTAAATGGATTTGCTCCATTCTATGCAGAAGCCTATATGATAGTGTCTAATCGCCCAAAAAAACCGTACAACGGCAGGTGGCCAGGTACGGTTTGAAGATGATTATATAGGGATGGCAGCAGCCTAAAAAGCCACTCCGATCCCGCCTTCACCGGCATAAGTGCCCATCACCGAGCCCATGCTGGAGAAAACAATCTCTTTGAAGGGGTGCTTTTCAAGAATGCGGCCTTTGATTTCCAGCGCCAGCTTCTCGCAATTACTGTGCACGATGGCAATGGCCGCTTTCTCGTAATCGAAAGTCTTCTCATCCAGCTTGGCCAGCAGATGATTCAGCGCCTTTGGCAGCCCGCGTGTTTTTTCCACTACTTCTACGATACCTTCGTCGCTGATTTTGAGCAGCAGCTTAATGTTCAGCACCGATGCTACGGCACCCGACAAACGGTTCAGCCTTCCGCCTTTAATGACATTTTCCAGTGTATCCAGCGTAAAGTATGCCGTTGTTTCCCGGATTTGGGTAAGCACCATTTCCTTCAGTTCTGCCATACTGCTGCAAGTGAGCGATAATCTCGCCGCCGTTGCCACAATAAGTGACAGGCCACCGGAGAATCTCTTCGAATCTATAATTTCAATTGCATTCGGAAATCCTTCTTCTTCGTACATTTCCTTGGCAATCATTGCGGTCTGATAAGTACTGCTGATATTGGAGGACATACAGATAACCATGATATCTGTGCCTGCTTCCACTTCTTTGAACTTTTCGAGGAAACTCTGCGGACTCGGACTAGCTGTAGTCGGCAGCTCCTTAGAGTTAACCATCTTAGCATAAAAATCTTTGGTGGACGTGTTCTCAGGCATTAGTTCATCCCCGAAATGAACCGGCAGATGTACAATCATAACACCATACTTCTCAACATACTCAAGGGGTAAATCGGAACCGCTATCCGTAATAATCTTGATGGGCATCAGGGTACTCTCCTTTCAATTCTATACCATTATAGGCACGGGTACAGGATATCAATAGTACATTTTATAACTTGTCAAAAAATCGTTTTTATGCTTCCACAACTAAAAAAGGTATATTCCCCTTTTTCCCCCTGTTTCATTCGTGTTATACGCTTAATCACCCGGTTTAACTGGTTCTTTCATCACTATCCTTATTGTGATATGGTTGATAAATCAGCATATAGAAATGGAGTGTAACGTGTGGGCAAGAACAGAGTATGGAACAAAGGCAAGCATAACGGCGGGGGTCTGGCGAAGCGGAGCAATCCGGTTAAGAGCTCCGCAGAGGCGGAGACCTCTCCTGCAAACATCCAGCAAGAGTCTAATCCGCGGATCGATACTGTAAAGCCGATGAACCGCAGCAACTGGGTCGTCCGTCCGGCCAGAGTGTCACCGAAAGATAATGAAAACAATAAGCAATAGTGCATAGCGGCAAAGGTTGTCCCGGCATGCCATTAACGGCCAAATGAAGTGACCTTGTGCCGCCGTTGGTCAAACATAGAAGCAGCGCTTCCCCTGTTATGGAGGAGCGCTGCTTTGCGTGTTTCTGTAATGTCCAACGTCTGCCTACGAATTACAGGCTTACACTTTTCATCCCCTGCTCCGGATAGCGGGTTCCGGCAGCCGCCCCCTTCGGAGCCACTTCGTTAATCCGCTGCAGATCTGCTTCACTCAGCCCGATAGCCAGTGCTCCAACATTCTCTTCCAGATACTTCGTCCGCTTGGTGCCGGGAATCGGCACAATATCCTCACCCTGGGCCAGCAGCCAGGCTAACGCCAGCTGGGACGGCTGAACCTCCTGCTCCGCAGCAATCTGTTTGATCCGCTCTACAAGCTCCAGGTTCTTACTGAAATTATCTCCCTGGAAACGCGGAGAATTCCGGCGGTAATCATCCTCTGCCAGGTCCTCGAAGGTCCGGATTTGTCCGGTAAGGAAGCCTCTTCCCAGCGGACTGTACGGCACAAAACCGATACCAAGCTCGCGGCAAACCGGCAGGATTTCATCCTCCACATCCCGGCTCCAGAGCGAATATTCCGTCTGCAGCGCAGACACCGGATGTACACTATGCGCCCGGCGGATCGTTCCTGCTCCGGCTTCAGATAAACCAATGTAGCGGATTTTGCCTGCTTGTACCAAATCCGCCATCGCGCCGACGGTTTCTTCAATCGGTGTGTTCGGATCCACCCTGTGCTGGTAATAGAGGTCAATGTGATCAACACCCAGGCGGCGGAGACTGGCATCGCAGGCAGACTTCACGTATTCCGGCCGCCCGTTGATCCCGAGCATTCTTCCGTCCGCGCTGCGCACGTTGCCAAACTTGGTAGCGATAGTAACATCGTTACGGCGGCCTTTGATTGCTTTGCCGACCAGCTCTTCATTTTTGCCCACACCATACATGTCTGCGGTATCCAGGAAGGTAACGCCCAAATCAAAGGCGCGGTAGATTGTGCGGATCGACTCCTGATCATCCCGCCCGCTGTAGAAATCGGACATGCCCATACACCCAAGTCCAAGCGCAGATACCTTCAGCCCTTCATTGCCTAGAATTCTCGTGTTCATCTTCGTTTCCACCTCTCCTAAAGGGATAATCTATAATTCACTTCTCAAATATTCACAATACTCCGCCAATCCGCAAAAAGCAAAAGGATGACCGGCACTCTGCCGTTCATCCCTGTAACTATCGAAATACGCCATTGGTCAATTCATACAGCAGGCATTTATATTCCATCTTTAGAAATTCAAATGTACTTCCATTTGTATCTTGGATAAAAGTCTCTACATCTTTAAATCCGAATTTGCGATATAACTTTATCGCTCTTAAATTAATCGTTGCAACTGATAATGTGATTTTATCAGGTTTAAATTCTGATTGAATAAAGTTGATACCTGCCCTTAGAAATTCTATCCCATTTCCTTTTCCAGTTAAATCTGGTCTCATCCCTAAACCAATATCAAAGGTTCTGTCGGCAAATTGACTAAAACTCAAAAACGCAACCAATTCATTTTCTTTTGTTACAGCAAACGTTGAGTTTCCTCGTTCTTCTGGGTTTAAAAATTCAGCTAAATCTTCTTCATCAGCTTCCATATCATAAAATGAATATTCGCCATCATAATGCCAGTTAAGCGCAATATTTTCTGCTTGTTCTTGTGTTATTACACTAAATTCATAAGCCATTTTAATTCTCCTTTCATTTTTTAAATATCTTTTATCTCCTTGTTCAACTCCGCTGCCCGTTAACGTAATAAAAGCTAACGATCTAAGCAAAATAACTCTAGCTCTTGAAAAACTTCCTTTGCATCACAGTTGGGATTTAAGATATTGATCATCTCTTCCGTAATGGGAAAATCATCGTAAATTCTTGCAACAACATCTAGTGATGGTGAGCATTCAAAATAATCTATTGCAAATTCAACGAAATCCGCTGGTGTAAGGAATATACAGCCCACTAAAAAATCAGAACCGTCGCTTTCCCCTTTTGGAATATCAACTTTTCCCTTGTGCCAGTTCCTGTCACTGTTTTTACGCCAAATACAAAAAGTCACATCGTCTTTTGCAATTGCATCCTCTTCAAGTAAAGATAATAATTCCTTTGGTACGTCATCATAAATCCCTTGCCATACTTTATGTTCATCTTGCGCATATGGGCTTAATCCAGATTCATGATCGAAGCCCTTTATTATGGCCCCTTCAGGGGAAAACAAAATAATTAGATGGTCACCTGCTCCATTATCTATTTTCGCCATACCAACACCTTCAGCCCAATCTTGAACAAAGCTATGGTAACGAAGCCACTCCTCCTGGCAAAGAATAATATTTAGTGATGCTTGGATTTTCATTAGTTTTTTTAAGATTATTGGATTTGGTAAACGCTCTAACACATCTACTTCCATCAATCCTCACCCTTTCATCTTTCCATCCGTAGCAATTCTCATGGTAAATAAAATGTCTTTTTCAGTCTAGAACTTTATTTGCTTTGGGCACTATGTCTATAAATGCAGTAAGCCGCGGCTTCTCCTGTTAAAGAGAATCGCGGCTTTTTCTAACAATTCAAGCTCTGAAACACCCGAGCCGAGTACACTCTTCTAGGCGCTATACTCTGCCTCCTCATCCCTGGATGGGGCCTCACCCTGCATTTGCTTGAGCAGCTTCTTCATCATGATCGAGCCCTTCACCTTCGTGTGCAGGCAGGGTGAGACTTCGATCGAATATTGTCTCCGGTTTACCGCTGCTCTCAATTCCTCTACAGTGGAGCATTCCAGCTCCAGCCGGTTCACGACACTGCCGTATTGCAGGCATTGGTGGCTGTCACTGCCGGCAATGACAGGAACCCCAAGTCTATGGGCAAACGGCTCAATCAGTGCCCGGTAAGTGTCCACCCCCTGCATATAAATATCTTTAGCATTCATATCAAAAGCGTCCAGCCGGGCCAGCAGCTGCGGATCCAAATGGTGCAGGGGCGTAGTGGTACGGAACGGATGGGCACCGATTTTCCATAATCCGTGGCGGTCCGCAAGATCCAGCAGCTCCTCAAAAGGGATGAATTCCCCTTCCCGGGTATATCCCTCCAGCGCGGAACGGACAGACAGGATGTCCTCCTTCAGTCCGATCAGCAGAATATGGCCGGTCTCGGCGATATCCACTTCCATTCCGGGAAAAATGAGGAGCCCATCCGCCTCATAATAGTGGCCGTTGTAAGGATACAGCCTATCTAGTGTCTCATACATTCCGAAGAAATTCGATGTGTTGAAATGCTCGGTCAGCGCCAGTGCCTGCAGCCCGTTCGCCACAGCCTCGCTGACCATTTCGCGGAAATAGTCTACGGAGAAATCGGATTTTTTCGACAGCTTGCCATGGGTGTGCAGATCTATATTCATAAGTGGATGACACTCCTTAGTTCCTGGGATTAGTAGATTAGATTGGGAAACACGGTTCCCAAAGGAAACAGCAGGCCGACATATACAGCAGAGAAGGCGGCGAACAGCCAGTCTCTGCGCTGCATCTCCAGGTAGGACAGGCGCAGCTTTTTGACCTGCGGATTATTGACCGCATAGGTGTAGCCTCTGGTCTCAAGCGCTTCTACGGTAGTCCGCGAGCGTTTGGCCGTATTCAGCATTAGCGGATAAAAGACCAACACGAGAATCCGCAAATAATAGGCGGCGGTGCGCATGTAGAGGAATCCGTGCTTGAGCGGCCTTTGGCCTCTAAGCCTGAATGAAAGCAGGATCTGATGAAATTCCTCCAGCAGCGTAGGCAGAATGCGGTATCCATAAGACAGGCTGAAGGCAAAGGCATCCGGGACACCGAGTGCGGATAGACCGTCGCTCAGCCGTTCCGGGTCGAGGCTGGAGAAGACGGTAATGCTCGCCAAGGAAATGACGGAGAGCTTCAGCGTAAGCGTCAGCATCGGCAGCAGTGATTCCGCCCCGCCGCCAAAAAAGAGCGACAGCAGAAACATCCAGCCGATCTGGCTGACCAGACCCAGACAGAGGATAAACACAATGTAGGGGCTGACCCGCGAGAGTACCGTAGTTACCACCATAAACACAAACATGCCGAGCAGAATGGTTCGGTTGTACACAAACCATGGGGTAATGGCGAAGAACAAATACCAAATCAGCAGCATACGCGGATCAAGCCTGCCCAGAAAGGTACTGCTACTGTTATAGGCTGTACCCAGCAGCTCCAGCTTGATCTGCTCCACCGATATGCGGTTCAGCGCCCGTTTAACGGCTTCCACCATGAACAAGTTCCTCCTTCCTCCATTCGGACCGGGCCACGAACTCCTCCAGGCTGCAGCAGATCCGCGGCAGCTCCAGCAGCCGGCTCATTTCCATCAGCTGCGTTTCAGCCAGCCCGGCACGCCGCAGCAGCTGCCCGTCGGAGAAGATTTCATCCTTGCCGCCGTCGGCAAGGATCCTTCCTTCGCTCATCACGATAATCCGGCTGGCCCATTCGGCCACCAGCGCCATATCGTGTGTCGCAATGACAACCGTCTCGACATGGCCGCGCAGGGTCTGTAGCACCCGGGTCATCTCCTGCTTCGTTGAAATGTCCAGATTGGCCGTCGGCTCATCCAGCAGCATGATTGCCGGGCGGACGGCAGCACCAATCGCCAGCGACACCCGGCGCTGCTGCCCTCCGCTGAGCAGCCGGGCATCCCGCCCGGCCAGCTCCTGGAGACGGAAGGCCTCCAGCATGGCATCGACTCTTTCGTCCCTATCCTTTAACCCTCTGGCCTTCAGGTAATAAGCAATCTCACCGCGCACCGAATCATCGATGAACATATCCTCGGGGTTCTGGAACACATAAGAAGCAATGCCTGCCAGCCGTTCCGGAGGCAGTCCGTTGACGGTGATTCCCTTGACTTTCACCGTGCCGCCGGTAGGAGCGGTAATTCCGGCAATCAGCTTCATGAGCGAGGATTTGCCGGCCCCGTTATTGCCGATCAGCGCCACACGCTCCCCGGAACGCAGCTCCAGGCTGATGTCGTTCAGTACCGGATGGAGCGTTTTGTGGATCGTCCGGTAAGACAGCCGGATATGCTCCATTTCTACAACCGGCTTCGCCTCAGGGGAAGCAGACTGTAAGTCACTTGTCTGTGGCTGCGGTGATGTTGCCTGAATATCCGCCGGAGACACGCGGCGCGAGAAGCAGTGCCGTCCTTCCTCGCTGCTCAGCGGATAACCTGCTGCAGCCTGCCGGTCCGGCTGCAGCATCCAGGCCGCCCGGGTGACATCGGGCGGATAGATACCTAGGCTCAGCAGCTCCTCAACTGAGCTTAATGCTTCGCGCACCGGCTTCTGCCAGCGCAGCCTCCCCGCATCCATGAGCACCACCGTGCGGCAGTATTCCGCAATGAACTCGGCATGATGCTCGATGACGACAATCGTCTTGCCGTGCTGTTCGTTCAGCCTGCGCAGGA encodes:
- a CDS encoding PHP domain-containing protein: MNIDLHTHGKLSKKSDFSVDYFREMVSEAVANGLQALALTEHFNTSNFFGMYETLDRLYPYNGHYYEADGLLIFPGMEVDIAETGHILLIGLKEDILSVRSALEGYTREGEFIPFEELLDLADRHGLWKIGAHPFRTTTPLHHLDPQLLARLDAFDMNAKDIYMQGVDTYRALIEPFAHRLGVPVIAGSDSHQCLQYGSVVNRLELECSTVEELRAAVNRRQYSIEVSPCLHTKVKGSIMMKKLLKQMQGEAPSRDEEAEYSA
- a CDS encoding ABC transporter ATP-binding protein → MDKPILELRNISFTYPGAEQPVLQEVSFSLRKGDFVAVIGSNGSGKSTLCKCFNGLIPHYYTGDFAGEVMLLGESAEGKSVSELSRHIGYVYQDFENQLVRPTVMDDVCFTPLNYGLPDYRERGMRALELTGLHGMGREFIWQLSGGQKHLLALAGALAMDPDILVIDEPVAQLDPQHARQIYEILRRLNEQHGKTIVVIEHHAEFIAEYCRTVVLMDAGRLRWQKPVREALSSVEELLSLGIYPPDVTRAAWMLQPDRQAAAGYPLSSEEGRHCFSRRVSPADIQATSPQPQTSDLQSASPEAKPVVEMEHIRLSYRTIHKTLHPVLNDISLELRSGERVALIGNNGAGKSSLMKLIAGITAPTGGTVKVKGITVNGLPPERLAGIASYVFQNPEDMFIDDSVRGEIAYYLKARGLKDRDERVDAMLEAFRLQELAGRDARLLSGGQQRRVSLAIGAAVRPAIMLLDEPTANLDISTKQEMTRVLQTLRGHVETVVIATHDMALVAEWASRIIVMSEGRILADGGKDEIFSDGQLLRRAGLAETQLMEMSRLLELPRICCSLEEFVARSEWRKEELVHGGSR
- a CDS encoding energy-coupling factor transporter transmembrane component T family protein — encoded protein: MVEAVKRALNRISVEQIKLELLGTAYNSSSTFLGRLDPRMLLIWYLFFAITPWFVYNRTILLGMFVFMVVTTVLSRVSPYIVFILCLGLVSQIGWMFLLSLFFGGGAESLLPMLTLTLKLSVISLASITVFSSLDPERLSDGLSALGVPDAFAFSLSYGYRILPTLLEEFHQILLSFRLRGQRPLKHGFLYMRTAAYYLRILVLVFYPLMLNTAKRSRTTVEALETRGYTYAVNNPQVKKLRLSYLEMQRRDWLFAAFSAVYVGLLFPLGTVFPNLIY
- a CDS encoding GNAT family N-acetyltransferase; this encodes MAYEFSVITQEQAENIALNWHYDGEYSFYDMEADEEDLAEFLNPEERGNSTFAVTKENELVAFLSFSQFADRTFDIGLGMRPDLTGKGNGIEFLRAGINFIQSEFKPDKITLSVATINLRAIKLYRKFGFKDVETFIQDTNGSTFEFLKMEYKCLLYELTNGVFR